Proteins from a genomic interval of Channa argus isolate prfri chromosome 11, Channa argus male v1.0, whole genome shotgun sequence:
- the naa35 gene encoding N-alpha-acetyltransferase 35, NatC auxiliary subunit: MVIKSTIEDDDAGWGLGIPEKMKNNANWVDITHEFKGACKELNLGELLHDKLFGLFEAMSAIEMMDPKMDAGMIGNQVNRKVLNFEQAIKEGAIKVKDLSLPELIGIIDTSFCCLITWLEGHSLAQTVFTCLYVHNPDLIEEPALKAFALGILKVCDIAREKVNKAAVFEEEDFQAMTYGFKMANNVTDLRVTGMLKDVEDELQRKVKSTRSRQGEQRDPEVELEHQQCLALFNRIKFTRILLTALIAFTKKETSSVGEAQKLVAQAADLLSAIHSSIQHGIQSQNDTTKGDHPIMMGFEPLVNQRLLPPTFPRYAKIIKRDDMVAYFSKLIERIKTVCDVINTTNLHGILDFFCEFSEQSPCVLSRSLLQTTFLIDNKKVFGTHLMQDMIKDALRYFVSPPVLSYKCCLFNNHQAKDYIDSFVTHCSRPFCSLIQIHGHNRARQRDKLGHILEEFATLQDEAEKVDAALHSLLMKLEPQRQHLACLGTWILYHNLRIMIQYLLSGFELELYSMHEYYYIYWYLSEFLYAWLMSTLSRADSSQMAEERILEEQLKGRSSKKTKKKKKVRPLSKEITMSQAYQNMCAGMYKTMVALDMDGKVRKPQFELDSEQVRYEHRFAPFNSVVTPPPVHYIQFKEMSDLKKYNPPPGSADLYLAASKHFQQAKLILENVPSPDPEVNRILKVAKPNIVVMKLLAGGHKKETKVLPEFDFSAHKYFPVVKII; the protein is encoded by the exons ATGGTTATAAAGTCAACAATTGAAGACGATGATGCTGGCTGGGGGCTGGGAATCCCAGAAAAGATGAAGAACAATGCCAACTGGGTTGATATTACACATGAATTTAAAGGCGCATGCAAAG AGTTGAACCTTGGAGAATTGCTTCATGACAAGTT GTTTGGCTTGTTTGAGGCCATGTCAGCTATAGAGATGATGGATCCTAAGATGGATGCAGGAATGATTGGAAACCAGGTCAACAGGAAAGTGCTTAACTTTGAGCAAGCTATCAAG gAAGGTGCCATCAAGGTGAAAGACCTTAGTCTTCCCGAACTCATTGGGATCATAGACACATCTTTCTGTTGTTTG ATCACCTGGCTGGAGGGCCACTCTCTTGCTCAGACTGTGTTCACCTGTCTGTACGTCCATAACCCTGACCTAATTGAGGAGCCAGCTCTCAAAGCCTTTGCTCTGGGCATCCTGAAGGTGTGTGACATTGCCCGAGAGAAAGTCAACAAGGCTGCCGTATTTGAGGAG GAGGATTTTCAAGCCATGACCTATGGCTTCAAGATGGCTAATAATGTTACCGACCTGCGAGTGACTG GTATGCTGAAAGATGTGGAGGATGAGTTACAGAGGAAAGTTAAGAGCACACGCAGTCGACAGGGTGAGCAGCGAGACCCCGAGGTAGAGCTGGAG CATCAGCAGTGCTTGGCACTATTCAATAGAATCAAGTTTACACGCATTCTACTGACTGCACTGATTGCCTTTACCAAAAAAGAG ACCAGCTCAGTTGGCGAGGCTCAGAAGCTTGTGGCTCAGGCAGCTGACCTCTTATCAGCCATTCATTCCAGTATTCAACACGGCATCCAGTCTCAGAATGACACTACTAAAGGAG ACCACCCCATCATGATGGGCTTTGAGCCCCTGGTCAACCAGAGACTGCTGCCACCTACCTTTCCTCGCTATGCAAAGATTATCAAACGGGACGACATGGTGGCTTACTTTAGCAAACTCATAGAACGCATCAAGACTGTCTGTGACGTGATCAACACCACAAACCTGCATGGCATACTG GACTTCTTCTGTGAGTTCAgtgagcagtctccatgtgtgCTCTCCAGATCCCTACTACAA ACAACGTTCCTGATAGATAATAAGAAAGTGTTTGGCACCCACCTGATGCAGGACATGATTAAAGATGCTCTCAGATACTTTGTCAGCCCTCCAGTCCTTTCCTACAA ATGTTGTCTGTTCAACAACCACCAGGCCAAGGACTACATTGACTCCTTTGTTACACACTGTTCCAGG CCATTTTGCAGTCTGATTCAGATCCACGGACACAACCGAGCTCGGCAGAGGGACAAACTGGGTCATATTCTTGAAGAGTTTGCCACACTGCAGGATGAG GCAGAGAAAGTGGATGCAGCACTGCATAGCCTGCTGATGAAACTTGAGCCTCAACGACAGCATCTAGCCTGTCTTGGCACCTGGATTCTCTACCATAACCTGAGGATCATGATCCAGTACCTGCTGAGTGGCTTTGAACTGGAGCTTTACAGCATGCATGAATATTACTACATATACTG GTACCTGTCAGAGTTTCTTTACGCATGGCTGATGTCTACCCTAAGCAGAGCAGACTCCTCTCAGATGGCAGAGGAGCGTATTTTGGAGGAGCAGCTGAAAGGACGGAGCAGCAAAAAaaccaagaagaagaaaaaag TTCGCCCACTCAGCAAGGAGATTACTATGAGTCAAGCATATCAGAACATGTGCGCTGGCATGTATAAG ACTATGGTAGCTTTGGATATGGATGGTAAGGTACGTAAGCCTCAGTTTGAGCTGGACAGTGAGCAAGTACGCTATGAGCATCGCTTTGCCCCCTTCAACAGTGTGGTCACCCCCCCACCCGTTCACTACATCCAATTCAAG GAAATGTCAGATCTGAAGAAGTACAATCCTCCACCAGGCTCGGCCGACCTTTATCTGGCTGCCAGCAAACATTTTCAGCAGGCCAAGCTCATCTTAGAAAATGTGCCCAGCCCAGACCCTGAG GTGAATCGTATCCTGAAGGTAGCCAAACCCAACATTGTAGTCATGAAGCTCCTGGCTGGAGGGCACAAGAAGGAGACCAAg GTCCTCCCAGAGTTTGACTTCTCAGCTCACAAATACTTTCCTGTGGTCAAGATCATCTGA
- the LOC137136627 gene encoding trypsin-like translates to MMKLCLVLGLVFAGAALGSIEKRIVGSKTCGTERQYHVEIMSLQGGKSCGGSLLNTRWVLTASHCAEQMVKVKLAVNSDLPMYKKIWSFLKGSSKVTEQDINTKQQFTYKGEDGKAHDIMLIKLNQDMSAKVPTIQLPPEGCTKPEESKQVQIGGWGAKKAGGTAANSLKCASTEIIKCGENDKPNSNYFSDETTTMCAFRSGVETCFGDAGSAVEYKNLLHGIIVSNPVDTCVSTVVMLDICYYRKWIQETIRANP, encoded by the exons ATGATGAAGCTTTGCTTAGtacttggtttggtttttgctg GTGCAGCATTAGGTTCCATTGAGAAGAGGATTGTCGGTAGTAAAACTTGTGGCACAGAAAGGCAGTATCATGTCGAGATAATGTCTTTGCAAGGGGGGAAGTCCTGCGGAGGTTCCCTACTCAACACCCGCTGGGTTCTCACTGCTTCTCATTGTGCAGAACA GATGGTGAAAGTGAAGCTTGCTGTAAACAGTGATCTGccaatgtataaaaaaatatggtCTTTTTTGAAAGGATCATCTAAAGTCACTGAGCAAGACATTAACACTAAACAACAATTTACCTACAAAGGTGAGGACGGGAAGGCCCATGACATCATGCTCATAAAGCTGAATCAGGACATGTCTGCTAAAGTTCCCACCATTCAGCTTCCCCCTGAAGGGTGTACTAAACCAGAGGAGAGCAAACAGGTTCAGATTGGAGGCTGGGGAGCCAAAAAGGCCGGAGGGACTG CTGCCAACAGCTTGAAGTGTGCCAGCACAGAAATCATCAAATGTGGTGAAAATGATAAACCAAATAGTAACTACTTCAGTGATGAAACCACTACCATGTGTGCCTTTAGGTCCGGTGTGGAGACCTGCTTT GGCGATGCAGGCTCAGCGGTGGAATACAAAAATCTCTTACATGGGATTATTGTAAGCAACCCTGTTGATACGTGTGTAAGTACAGTTGTAATGCTGGATATCTGTTACTACAGGAAGTGGATTCAGGAAACCATTCGGGCCAACCCATGA
- the golm1 gene encoding Golgi membrane protein 1 isoform X1, which translates to MGGLGNGRRGGRSPPLMVGALIACILVLGFNYWVSSSRNLDLQTKLYELEGQVRRGTEERGAAEKKKIEFQEEIQKQKTEIERQKEQIGYIESLYKRQLEGAQNTCSQEKVILQQNISSTTKTIQELKSQLNQLNDDLGKLQKELHSCQGNINTLSNKLTYDMTHCNTQVLSQKELCDERVAAAKLEVQKKMEKFIPPQHVSSQQENAVDEGVKENNQVMTGTEATVVSQTLSLSQPKENELPELQTIVGKGYNAPVNLSPDRDLSKLESQPVPSAAAVKPDTLPPQEGAVKAHEGEAEASKLLKNNLTEEVDLMDAHEEGAPTEDPGMEGMLIGQGKADETPVGQKLEEPDEYDADEQAVGGVDLEKQNKRAENTDKDMEEELADYIGDDENEGEFEADKQAALAQN; encoded by the exons ATGGGCGGCCTTGGGAATGGGCGTCGTGGAGGAAGATCACCTCCTCTAATGGTTGGCGCTCTGATTGCTTGTATTCTGGTTCTGGGCTTCAACTACTGGGTTTCAAGCTCCCGTAACCTAGACTTACAG ACTAAGCTATATGAGTTGGAGGGCCAGGTACGACGTGGAACAGAAGAGCGAGGtgcagcagagaagaagaagattgaGTTTCAGGAGGAGATTCAGAAACAGAAGACCGAGATCgagagacagaaggagcagATTGGCTACATAGAAAGCCTCTACAAGAGACAGCTGGAAGGAGCCCAGAACACCTGCAGCCAAGAGAAG gtCATACTGCAGCAGAACATTTCCTCCACCACCAAAACCATACAGGAActcaaaa GTCAGTTGAATCAGCTAAATGATGACCTGGGGAAGCTTCAGAAGGAGCTGCACAGTTGCCAAGGCAACATCAACACCCTTAGCAACAAACTCACTTATGACAT gACCCATTGTAACACCCAGGTTCTGTCACAGAAGGAACTGTGTGATGAGAGAGTGGCTGCTGCTAAACTTGAAGTTCAGAAGAAAATGGAGAAGTTCATCCCTCCTCAACATGTCTCTTCACAA CAGGAAAATGCAGTGGATGAAGGAgtcaaagaaaataatcaagTTATGACTGGGACTGAAGCAACTGTTGTTAGCCAGACCCTGAGCCTCTCTCAGCCAAAAGAAAATGAGTTGCCTGAACTGCAGACCATTGTAGgcaaag GTTATAATGCTCCAGTGAACCTGTCTCCTGACAGGGATCTCTCTAAATTAGAGTCCCAACCTGttccctctgctgctgcagtcaaACCTGACACCTTGCCACCACAAGAGGGAGCTGTCAAAGCACACGAGGGTGAAGCGGAGGCCAGTAAACTTCTGAAGAACAATCTGACCGAGGAGGTGGATCTGATGGATGCTCATGAAGAGGGTGCTCCGACTGAAG ACCCTGGCATGGAAGGCATGCTGATTGGCCAGGGAAAAGCAGATGAAACCCCTGTTGGTCAGAAATTGGAGGAGCCAGATGAGTATGATGCAGATGAACAAGCTGTGGGTGGAGTTGATTTGGAGAAACAGAATAAACGGGCTGAAAATACAg ACAAGGACatggaggaggagctggctgattATATTGGAGATGATGAGAATGAAGGGGAGTTTGAAGCAGACAAACAAGCTGCGCTTGCTCAGAACTAA
- the golm1 gene encoding Golgi membrane protein 1 isoform X2, producing the protein MGGLGNGRRGGRSPPLMVGALIACILVLGFNYWVSSSRNLDLQTKLYELEGQVRRGTEERGAAEKKKIEFQEEIQKQKTEIERQKEQIGYIESLYKRQLEGAQNTCSQEKVILQQNISSTTKTIQELKSQLNQLNDDLGKLQKELHSCQGNINTLSNKLTYDMTHCNTQVLSQKELCDERVAAAKLEVQKKMEKFIPPQHVSSQENAVDEGVKENNQVMTGTEATVVSQTLSLSQPKENELPELQTIVGKGYNAPVNLSPDRDLSKLESQPVPSAAAVKPDTLPPQEGAVKAHEGEAEASKLLKNNLTEEVDLMDAHEEGAPTEDPGMEGMLIGQGKADETPVGQKLEEPDEYDADEQAVGGVDLEKQNKRAENTDKDMEEELADYIGDDENEGEFEADKQAALAQN; encoded by the exons ATGGGCGGCCTTGGGAATGGGCGTCGTGGAGGAAGATCACCTCCTCTAATGGTTGGCGCTCTGATTGCTTGTATTCTGGTTCTGGGCTTCAACTACTGGGTTTCAAGCTCCCGTAACCTAGACTTACAG ACTAAGCTATATGAGTTGGAGGGCCAGGTACGACGTGGAACAGAAGAGCGAGGtgcagcagagaagaagaagattgaGTTTCAGGAGGAGATTCAGAAACAGAAGACCGAGATCgagagacagaaggagcagATTGGCTACATAGAAAGCCTCTACAAGAGACAGCTGGAAGGAGCCCAGAACACCTGCAGCCAAGAGAAG gtCATACTGCAGCAGAACATTTCCTCCACCACCAAAACCATACAGGAActcaaaa GTCAGTTGAATCAGCTAAATGATGACCTGGGGAAGCTTCAGAAGGAGCTGCACAGTTGCCAAGGCAACATCAACACCCTTAGCAACAAACTCACTTATGACAT gACCCATTGTAACACCCAGGTTCTGTCACAGAAGGAACTGTGTGATGAGAGAGTGGCTGCTGCTAAACTTGAAGTTCAGAAGAAAATGGAGAAGTTCATCCCTCCTCAACATGTCTCTTCACAA GAAAATGCAGTGGATGAAGGAgtcaaagaaaataatcaagTTATGACTGGGACTGAAGCAACTGTTGTTAGCCAGACCCTGAGCCTCTCTCAGCCAAAAGAAAATGAGTTGCCTGAACTGCAGACCATTGTAGgcaaag GTTATAATGCTCCAGTGAACCTGTCTCCTGACAGGGATCTCTCTAAATTAGAGTCCCAACCTGttccctctgctgctgcagtcaaACCTGACACCTTGCCACCACAAGAGGGAGCTGTCAAAGCACACGAGGGTGAAGCGGAGGCCAGTAAACTTCTGAAGAACAATCTGACCGAGGAGGTGGATCTGATGGATGCTCATGAAGAGGGTGCTCCGACTGAAG ACCCTGGCATGGAAGGCATGCTGATTGGCCAGGGAAAAGCAGATGAAACCCCTGTTGGTCAGAAATTGGAGGAGCCAGATGAGTATGATGCAGATGAACAAGCTGTGGGTGGAGTTGATTTGGAGAAACAGAATAAACGGGCTGAAAATACAg ACAAGGACatggaggaggagctggctgattATATTGGAGATGATGAGAATGAAGGGGAGTTTGAAGCAGACAAACAAGCTGCGCTTGCTCAGAACTAA